The Micromonospora sediminicola genome contains a region encoding:
- a CDS encoding O-methyltransferase, translating into MATVAGHGSSTAQAQQFAESYVTEDLVLRTARALAREVGVEAVTPGAGAALRLLAAAGNARAVVEIGTGTGVSGVWLLRGMRPDGVLTTIDVEVEYQRLARRLFQEAGFPSGRTRIITGRALDVLPRLADGAYDLVFADAAATGFAAYVDAALRLLRPGGVLALNGALAGGRIGDPAARDVETVTVRETVKAIRESEHWVPALLPVGHGLLAAVRS; encoded by the coding sequence ATCGCCACGGTCGCCGGTCACGGCAGTTCGACGGCCCAGGCGCAGCAGTTCGCCGAGTCGTACGTCACCGAGGACCTCGTGCTGCGCACCGCCCGGGCGCTCGCCCGCGAGGTGGGCGTCGAGGCGGTGACGCCCGGCGCCGGCGCCGCGCTGCGACTGCTCGCCGCCGCCGGCAACGCCCGGGCGGTGGTCGAGATCGGCACCGGCACCGGGGTCAGCGGTGTCTGGCTGCTGCGCGGCATGCGCCCCGACGGCGTGCTCACCACGATCGACGTGGAGGTCGAGTACCAGCGCCTCGCCCGCCGACTGTTCCAGGAGGCGGGTTTCCCGTCGGGACGTACCCGGATCATCACCGGCCGGGCGCTCGACGTGCTGCCCCGCCTCGCCGACGGCGCCTACGACCTGGTCTTCGCCGACGCCGCGGCGACCGGCTTCGCGGCGTACGTGGACGCGGCGCTGCGGCTGCTGCGGCCCGGCGGCGTGCTCGCGCTCAACGGCGCCCTGGCCGGCGGCCGGATCGGCGACCCGGCCGCCCGGGACGTGGAGACGGTCACCGTGCGGGAGACCGTCAAGGCGATCCGCGAGTCCGAGCACTGGGTGCCGGCGCTGCTGCCGGTCGGCCACGGCCTGCTCGCCGCCGTGCGGAGCTGA
- a CDS encoding magnesium transporter MgtE N-terminal domain-containing protein gives MSTPNRVYIARLAGVAVFDPNGDQVGRIRDAVARMRPTQRPPEVVGLVAEMPMRRRIFLSINRITSIDPDAVVLGSGTLNLRRFEKRPNELLVLQELLDRRVQLDSGPAGSVVDVAMECSRGGEWALTRVAVREHTNRLTRRGHLHQVEWDRVRGLGAVGDNRGTANLLAVLEDMRPADLANALQDLPDARRNEVAAALDDERLADVLSELPEHDQVEILAALDRERAADVLEEMDPDDAADLLNELPPPEQDVLLDLMEPDEADPVRQLLRYASGTAGSVMTSEPVILPPDATVAEALARIREVQLSPAVAAQVFVTRAPLTTPTGRYLGMVHFQRLLREPPADMLGGIVVNDIDPLRTSTPLPEITRRMATYDMVGMPVVDGNNRLVGAVTVDDVLDHSLPRDWRDRDAAPTPSATDDGTVDDD, from the coding sequence GTGAGCACGCCGAACCGGGTCTACATCGCTCGACTCGCCGGAGTCGCCGTCTTCGACCCGAACGGCGACCAGGTCGGCCGGATCCGTGACGCCGTGGCCCGGATGCGTCCGACCCAGCGACCGCCGGAGGTGGTGGGGCTGGTCGCCGAGATGCCGATGCGGCGACGCATCTTCCTCTCCATCAACCGGATCACCTCCATCGACCCGGACGCCGTCGTGCTCGGCAGCGGCACCCTCAACCTGCGCCGCTTCGAGAAGCGTCCGAACGAGCTGCTGGTCCTTCAGGAGCTGCTCGACCGGCGGGTCCAGCTCGACTCCGGTCCGGCCGGTTCGGTGGTGGACGTGGCCATGGAGTGCAGCCGGGGCGGCGAGTGGGCGCTGACCCGGGTCGCCGTCCGCGAGCACACCAACCGGCTCACCCGCCGCGGCCACCTCCACCAGGTCGAGTGGGACCGGGTCCGCGGCCTGGGCGCGGTCGGCGACAACCGGGGTACGGCCAACCTGCTCGCCGTGCTGGAGGACATGCGCCCGGCCGACCTGGCCAACGCCCTCCAGGACCTGCCCGACGCCCGGCGCAACGAGGTGGCCGCCGCGCTCGACGACGAGCGCCTGGCCGACGTGCTGAGCGAGCTGCCCGAGCACGACCAGGTGGAGATCCTGGCCGCGCTGGACCGGGAACGGGCCGCCGACGTGCTGGAGGAGATGGACCCGGACGACGCCGCCGACCTGCTCAACGAACTGCCCCCGCCGGAGCAGGACGTGCTGCTCGACCTGATGGAGCCGGACGAGGCCGACCCGGTACGCCAACTGCTGCGTTACGCCTCCGGCACCGCCGGCAGCGTGATGACGTCGGAGCCGGTGATCCTGCCGCCGGACGCCACCGTCGCCGAGGCGCTGGCCCGGATCCGCGAGGTGCAGCTCTCGCCCGCGGTGGCCGCGCAGGTCTTCGTGACCCGGGCGCCGTTGACCACGCCGACCGGGCGCTACCTGGGTATGGTGCACTTCCAGCGGTTGCTCCGCGAACCCCCGGCCGACATGCTCGGCGGGATCGTGGTCAACGACATCGACCCGCTCCGCACGTCGACCCCGCTGCCCGAGATCACCCGCCGGATGGCCACCTACGACATGGTGGGGATGCCGGTGGTGGACGGGAACAACCGGCTGGTCGGCGCGGTGACCGTGGACGACGTGCTGGACCACTCCCTGCCGCGCGACTGGCGGGACCGGGACGCGGCGCCGACCCCGTCCGCCACCGACGACGGGACCGTGGACGATGACTGA
- a CDS encoding PhzF family phenazine biosynthesis protein, with protein MSTLSYEIVDVFTDRPFAGNPLAVVFGAESLATEQMQALAQEFNLSETVFVLTPTQVGATYRARIFTPVDELPFAGHPSVGAAVTASRRGVFGVGRVTQECGAGVLPIEVTATGATLTGGTPTLGPELDPEPLLEIVGLTAADHAGPPPRVAGCGLEFPYLPVRSDAVARARLDAAAAERYGVEHVSLFSWDADAQTAHARVFVPGLGVPEDPATGSAALGLGVWLVASGLLPGEGRSAYAVRQGVEINRPSSLACTVTAAGGTAVGATVFGQVVPVARGEISVPPFVG; from the coding sequence ATGTCGACCCTGTCCTACGAGATCGTGGACGTCTTCACCGATCGCCCGTTCGCCGGCAACCCGCTGGCCGTGGTGTTCGGCGCGGAATCGCTCGCCACCGAGCAGATGCAGGCGCTCGCGCAGGAGTTCAACCTGTCGGAGACGGTCTTCGTGCTGACGCCCACCCAGGTCGGCGCGACCTACCGGGCCCGGATCTTCACCCCGGTCGACGAGCTGCCGTTCGCCGGGCACCCGAGCGTCGGCGCCGCGGTGACGGCGAGCCGGCGCGGCGTGTTCGGTGTGGGCAGGGTCACCCAGGAGTGCGGCGCCGGGGTGCTGCCGATCGAGGTGACCGCCACCGGCGCGACGCTGACCGGCGGCACCCCCACCCTCGGCCCGGAGCTGGACCCGGAGCCGCTGCTGGAGATCGTCGGGCTGACCGCGGCCGACCACGCCGGGCCGCCACCCCGGGTCGCCGGGTGCGGCCTGGAGTTCCCGTACCTCCCGGTGCGGTCGGACGCGGTGGCCCGGGCCAGGCTGGACGCGGCGGCGGCGGAGCGGTACGGCGTGGAGCACGTCAGCCTCTTCTCCTGGGACGCCGACGCGCAAACCGCGCACGCCCGGGTCTTCGTGCCCGGCCTCGGCGTCCCGGAGGACCCGGCGACCGGTTCGGCCGCCCTGGGCCTGGGAGTCTGGCTGGTCGCCAGCGGCCTGCTGCCCGGGGAGGGGCGCTCGGCCTACGCGGTACGCCAGGGCGTCGAGATCAACCGCCCGTCGTCGCTGGCCTGCACGGTGACCGCGGCCGGCGGGACGGCGGTGGGCGCGACGGTGTTCGGCCAGGTGGTGCCGGTGGCCCGCGGCGAGATCAGCGTCCCGCCCTTCGTCGGCTGA
- a CDS encoding PaaX family transcriptional regulator, giving the protein MQARSALFDLYGDHLRARGGRAPVAALVKLLAPLGIAPPAVRTAVSRMVRQGWLEPLRLASGPGYSITPKAGRRLDEAASRIYRTGRHSWDGRFDLLVLTAPPSRRDRQRLAANLSFLGYGTLDDCTWVATRPGEDVDLLLAEAGVRYERFTAAHAAGTPGAMGVVRRAWDLSEIGRAYERFVAEQKPLLSGVTVRSSDEDAYAARFRLVHAWRTFLFQDPQLPPALLPERWPGTSAAGFFDRHAARLRPAADRYVEQCLDASNRLARQKGR; this is encoded by the coding sequence ATGCAGGCACGGTCGGCACTCTTCGACCTGTACGGCGACCACCTCCGCGCCAGGGGTGGCCGCGCACCGGTCGCCGCCCTGGTCAAGCTGCTCGCACCCCTCGGCATCGCCCCACCGGCGGTGCGCACCGCGGTCTCCCGGATGGTCCGCCAGGGCTGGCTGGAACCGCTCCGGCTGGCCTCCGGACCGGGATATTCGATCACCCCGAAGGCGGGCCGTCGACTCGACGAGGCGGCCTCCCGGATCTACCGGACCGGTCGGCACAGTTGGGACGGACGGTTCGACCTCCTGGTGCTGACGGCGCCCCCGTCCCGCCGGGACCGGCAACGGCTCGCCGCCAACCTCAGCTTCCTCGGCTACGGCACCCTCGACGACTGCACCTGGGTGGCCACCCGCCCCGGCGAGGACGTCGACCTGCTGCTCGCCGAGGCCGGCGTGCGCTACGAGCGGTTCACCGCCGCGCACGCCGCCGGCACGCCCGGCGCCATGGGCGTCGTCCGCCGGGCCTGGGACCTGTCCGAGATCGGCCGGGCGTACGAACGCTTCGTCGCCGAGCAGAAGCCGCTGCTCTCCGGCGTCACCGTGCGCAGCAGCGACGAGGACGCGTACGCGGCCCGGTTCCGGCTCGTGCACGCGTGGCGTACCTTCCTGTTCCAGGACCCGCAGCTGCCCCCGGCGCTGCTCCCCGAGCGCTGGCCGGGCACCAGCGCGGCCGGGTTCTTCGACCGGCACGCGGCCCGGCTCCGGCCGGCCGCCGACCGGTACGTCGAGCAGTGCCTCGACGCCAGCAACCGCCTCGCCCGACAGAAGGGTCGTTAG
- a CDS encoding preprotein translocase subunit TatB, with protein MFENLNWWEIGVLLLLALLIFGDKLPNVINDGLRMVRNLRNMARNATGDLSRELGTDIQLEDLHPKAFIRKHLLSEEDEQALRKPLQSMYDNLRSDVTGVHDELKDVAKAADLRNPGPRPAVATPAAPTPPAPRPSYDDAT; from the coding sequence GTGTTCGAGAACCTGAACTGGTGGGAGATCGGCGTCCTGCTGCTCCTGGCGCTGTTGATCTTCGGGGACAAGCTGCCCAACGTGATCAACGACGGCCTCCGGATGGTCCGCAACCTCCGCAACATGGCGCGGAACGCCACCGGCGACCTGAGCCGCGAGCTGGGCACCGACATCCAGCTCGAGGATCTGCACCCCAAGGCGTTCATCCGCAAGCACCTGCTCAGCGAGGAGGACGAGCAGGCGCTCCGCAAGCCGCTGCAGAGCATGTACGACAACCTGCGCTCCGACGTCACCGGCGTGCACGACGAGCTGAAGGACGTCGCGAAGGCCGCGGACCTGCGCAACCCGGGCCCCCGCCCCGCCGTCGCGACCCCGGCCGCCCCCACCCCGCCGGCCCCGCGCCCCTCGTACGACGACGCCACCTGA
- a CDS encoding DUF1003 domain-containing protein, whose product MTEQRRGERLDQPRAPRGLHLPRIDADSFGRWAEGIARGMGTANFLVYMTLVLAAWFLWNTLAPADLRFDPYTFTFLTLILSLQASYAAPLILLAQNRQADRDRIALDEDRRRATMQKADTEYLAREIAALRIAMGDVATRDFLRSELARLAEELDEAAERRRKLERRQQGQETRRRAGGDPLDEPRDEFDGDYAHDGRQESPT is encoded by the coding sequence ATGACTGAGCAGCGACGCGGCGAGCGGCTGGACCAGCCGCGCGCCCCCCGGGGCCTGCATCTGCCCCGGATCGACGCGGACTCCTTCGGCCGGTGGGCCGAGGGGATCGCCCGGGGCATGGGCACGGCGAACTTCCTGGTCTACATGACCCTGGTCCTCGCCGCCTGGTTCCTGTGGAACACGCTCGCCCCGGCCGACCTGCGCTTCGACCCGTACACCTTCACGTTCCTGACCCTGATCCTCTCGCTCCAGGCCTCGTACGCGGCCCCGCTGATCCTGCTCGCGCAGAACCGGCAGGCGGACCGGGACCGGATCGCGCTGGACGAGGACCGGCGCCGGGCGACCATGCAGAAGGCGGACACGGAATACCTGGCCCGGGAGATCGCGGCCCTGCGGATCGCGATGGGCGACGTGGCGACCCGCGACTTCCTCCGCTCCGAGCTGGCCCGGCTGGCCGAGGAACTGGACGAGGCGGCCGAGCGGCGACGCAAGCTGGAACGGCGGCAGCAGGGGCAGGAGACCCGGCGCCGGGCCGGCGGCGACCCGCTCGACGAGCCCCGCGACGAGTTCGACGGTGACTACGCCCACGACGGCCGGCAGGAGAGCCCGACGTAA
- a CDS encoding DNA-3-methyladenine glycosylase I has protein sequence MTDLVIGADGLARCAWGASTPDYAVYHDDEWGRPLRGDDALYERLTLEAFQSGLSWLTILRKRPAFRLAFDGFRIETVAGYGEADVARLMADAGIVRNRAKVEAAIANARAALELPEGLSALLWSYAPPPRAARPGSFGEVPAITPESTAMAKALKKRGFRFVGPTTAYALMQATGMVDDHLADCHVSGDRAGV, from the coding sequence GTGACTGACCTGGTGATCGGGGCCGACGGGCTGGCCCGCTGCGCGTGGGGAGCGAGCACCCCCGACTACGCCGTCTACCACGACGACGAGTGGGGGCGGCCGCTGCGCGGCGACGACGCGCTCTACGAGCGGCTCACCCTGGAGGCGTTCCAGTCCGGCCTCTCCTGGCTGACCATCCTGCGCAAGCGCCCGGCGTTCCGGCTCGCCTTCGACGGGTTCCGGATCGAGACGGTGGCCGGCTACGGCGAGGCCGACGTCGCCCGGCTGATGGCGGACGCCGGGATCGTCCGCAACCGGGCGAAGGTCGAGGCGGCGATCGCCAACGCCCGGGCCGCGCTGGAGCTGCCCGAGGGGCTCTCCGCGTTGCTCTGGTCCTACGCGCCGCCGCCCCGGGCCGCGCGACCCGGCTCGTTCGGCGAGGTGCCCGCGATCACCCCGGAGTCGACGGCCATGGCCAAGGCGCTCAAGAAGCGTGGTTTCCGCTTCGTCGGCCCCACCACCGCCTACGCGCTGATGCAGGCGACCGGGATGGTGGACGACCATCTCGCCGACTGTCACGTGAGTGGCGACCGGGCCGGGGTCTGA
- a CDS encoding DUF3117 domain-containing protein: MAAMKPRTGDGPLEVTKEGRGIVMRVPLEGGGRLVVEMTPDEATALGDALKAAAG, encoded by the coding sequence ATGGCGGCGATGAAGCCGCGGACGGGCGACGGTCCGCTGGAAGTCACCAAGGAGGGCCGGGGCATCGTCATGCGGGTCCCGCTGGAGGGTGGTGGCCGGCTCGTCGTCGAGATGACTCCCGACGAGGCCACCGCGCTGGGTGACGCACTGAAGGCGGCTGCCGGCTGA
- a CDS encoding Mrp/NBP35 family ATP-binding protein yields MSAPVSTVSDAIQAALATVNDPEIRRPITELGMVRSAERDDDGVVRVELLLTVAGCPLKDKLRTDITAAVGAVPGVSGVEIIFGVMSPEQRQELQSKLRGGGTAEPVIPFAQPGSRTRVYAVASGKGGVGKSSVTVNLAAALAARGLSVGVVDADIYGHSVPRMLGADGAPTRVEDMIMPPQSHGVKVISIGMFTPGNAAVVWRGPMLHRALQQFLADVYWGDLDVLLLDLPPGTGDIAISVAQLLPNAEILVVTTPQAAAAEVAERAGAIALQTHQRVVGVIENMSWLELPDGSRMEVFGAGGGEAVAESLTRTIGAQVPVLGQIPMDTRVREGGDAGQPIVLAQPDAPAAKALFQVADRLAVRRESLLGKPLGLKPAGR; encoded by the coding sequence ATGTCAGCACCCGTCAGCACCGTCTCCGACGCGATCCAGGCCGCCCTGGCCACCGTCAACGACCCGGAGATCCGTCGGCCGATCACCGAACTCGGCATGGTCCGCTCCGCCGAGCGCGACGACGACGGCGTGGTCCGGGTGGAACTGCTGCTCACCGTGGCCGGCTGCCCGCTGAAGGACAAGCTGCGCACCGACATCACCGCCGCCGTCGGCGCGGTGCCCGGCGTCAGCGGCGTCGAGATCATCTTCGGTGTGATGAGTCCGGAGCAGCGCCAGGAGCTGCAGTCCAAGCTGCGCGGCGGCGGCACCGCCGAGCCGGTGATCCCGTTCGCCCAGCCCGGCTCCCGGACCCGGGTCTACGCGGTCGCCAGCGGCAAGGGCGGCGTCGGCAAGTCCAGCGTCACGGTCAACCTGGCCGCCGCGCTGGCCGCCCGCGGCCTGTCGGTCGGTGTGGTGGACGCCGACATCTACGGCCACTCGGTGCCCCGGATGCTCGGCGCCGACGGCGCGCCGACCCGCGTCGAAGACATGATCATGCCACCGCAGTCACACGGCGTGAAGGTGATCTCGATCGGCATGTTCACCCCCGGCAACGCGGCGGTGGTCTGGCGCGGCCCGATGCTGCACCGGGCGCTGCAGCAGTTCCTCGCCGACGTCTACTGGGGCGACCTGGACGTGCTCCTGCTCGACCTGCCCCCGGGCACCGGCGACATCGCGATCTCGGTGGCACAACTGCTCCCGAACGCGGAGATCCTGGTCGTCACCACCCCGCAGGCGGCTGCCGCCGAGGTGGCCGAGCGGGCCGGCGCCATCGCGCTGCAGACCCACCAGCGGGTGGTCGGCGTGATCGAGAACATGTCCTGGCTGGAGCTGCCGGACGGCTCCCGGATGGAGGTCTTCGGGGCCGGTGGCGGCGAGGCCGTGGCCGAGTCGCTGACCCGGACCATCGGCGCCCAGGTGCCGGTGCTGGGGCAGATCCCGATGGACACCCGGGTCCGCGAGGGCGGCGACGCCGGCCAGCCGATCGTGCTGGCCCAGCCGGACGCGCCCGCCGCGAAGGCCCTGTTCCAGGTGGCCGACCGGCTCGCGGTGCGCCGCGAGTCACTGCTCGGCAAGCCGCTCGGCCTGAAGCCGGCGGGCCGCTAG
- a CDS encoding S1C family serine protease has translation MGGTDVTDGWDWRQPGGAPAPAGGPGPGQPPQGSAGGTTSPWWSDALADPWRDPYAPAAVVVPAAAPDGAGEPEPVTDPDLPTRPGLRQVVLISLITALLAGSLGSALTYALMRGGDVPTLGAQAGQAPALAQRKPESLAGVAERVLPSVVTIRVASLGGISEGSGFVVSTDGHIVTNDHVVADGPGKATVIFNDGSTTPATVVGQDPESDIAVVKVTRSGLTPVQFGDSDALAVGDPVLAMGSPLSLANTVTAGIVSALDRTMQAGEPGGPTRYYAAIQTDAAVNHGNSGGPLVDGGGRVVGVNSTIKSLVADGQEAGNIGLAFAIPINQAKRVTEDIIGTGKARRTVIGAQVGGTGVTGGGVRLNAVEPAGPAAAAGMRTGDVVLRLNGHPMTDPTDLVALVRKYAPGSVVTVEYRRGSSRQNASVTLAADAK, from the coding sequence GTGGGAGGCACGGACGTGACCGACGGCTGGGACTGGCGCCAGCCCGGCGGAGCGCCGGCACCGGCGGGAGGGCCGGGGCCCGGGCAGCCACCGCAGGGTTCCGCGGGTGGGACGACGTCGCCCTGGTGGTCCGACGCGCTGGCCGACCCGTGGCGGGATCCGTACGCGCCGGCGGCCGTGGTGGTCCCGGCCGCCGCGCCCGACGGGGCGGGTGAGCCGGAGCCGGTCACCGACCCGGACCTGCCGACCCGGCCGGGGCTGCGCCAGGTGGTGCTGATCTCGTTGATCACCGCGCTGCTGGCCGGCTCGCTGGGCAGCGCGCTGACCTACGCCCTGATGCGCGGCGGCGACGTGCCCACCCTGGGCGCGCAGGCCGGGCAGGCCCCGGCGCTGGCCCAGCGCAAGCCCGAGTCGCTCGCCGGGGTCGCCGAGCGGGTGCTGCCCAGCGTGGTCACCATCCGGGTGGCCAGTCTCGGCGGCATCAGCGAGGGCTCCGGCTTCGTGGTGAGCACCGACGGGCACATCGTCACCAACGACCACGTGGTCGCCGACGGGCCCGGCAAGGCCACGGTGATCTTCAACGACGGCAGCACCACCCCGGCGACGGTCGTCGGGCAGGACCCGGAGTCGGACATCGCGGTGGTCAAGGTGACCCGCAGCGGGCTGACCCCGGTGCAGTTCGGCGACTCCGACGCGCTCGCCGTGGGCGACCCGGTGCTCGCCATGGGCTCGCCGCTGTCGCTGGCCAACACGGTCACCGCCGGCATCGTCAGCGCGCTCGACCGCACCATGCAGGCCGGTGAGCCGGGCGGCCCGACCCGCTACTACGCGGCCATCCAGACCGACGCCGCGGTCAACCACGGCAACTCCGGCGGCCCGCTGGTGGACGGCGGCGGCCGGGTGGTCGGCGTGAACTCGACGATCAAGTCGTTGGTGGCGGACGGGCAGGAGGCCGGCAACATCGGCCTCGCCTTCGCCATCCCGATCAACCAGGCGAAACGGGTCACCGAGGACATCATCGGCACCGGCAAGGCCCGGCGTACCGTGATCGGCGCCCAGGTCGGCGGCACCGGCGTCACCGGCGGCGGCGTACGCCTCAACGCGGTCGAGCCGGCCGGCCCGGCGGCGGCGGCCGGGATGCGCACCGGGGACGTGGTGCTCCGGCTGAACGGGCATCCGATGACCGATCCGACGGATCTGGTGGCCCTGGTGCGCAAGTACGCGCCGGGTTCGGTGGTGACGGTGGAGTACCGGCGCGGGTCGTCGCGGCAGAACGCGTCGGTGACGCTCGCCGCCGACGCGAAGTGA
- a CDS encoding enoyl-CoA hydratase/isomerase family protein: MTEPLLVDRTDAVVTLTLNRPTAMNSLDVALKEALRDALAELETDRSCRAVVLAGAGGSFSAGQDLREHVQTLESADADPLGTVRAHYNPIAARLANLPKPVVAAVRGMAAGAGASLAFLADFRIGGPKTRFLMAFAGVGLAADTGASWTLPRLVGHAKAVELLMLAEPVGAEDACRLGLLTRLVDDDEQVLPTAQELAARLAAGPTVAYGAIKRQLSIADAGTLADALAAEAQAQAICGGTADHRAATMAFVNKQKPVFEGR; the protein is encoded by the coding sequence GTGACCGAGCCGCTGCTCGTCGACCGCACCGACGCCGTCGTCACCCTGACGCTGAACCGCCCGACGGCGATGAACTCGCTCGACGTGGCGCTCAAGGAGGCGCTCCGGGACGCCCTCGCCGAACTGGAGACCGACCGTTCCTGCCGGGCGGTCGTGCTCGCCGGCGCGGGTGGCTCGTTCAGCGCCGGGCAGGACCTGCGGGAGCACGTGCAGACGCTGGAGTCGGCCGACGCCGACCCGCTCGGCACGGTCCGGGCGCACTACAACCCGATCGCCGCCCGCCTGGCCAACCTGCCGAAGCCGGTGGTCGCCGCGGTGCGCGGGATGGCCGCCGGGGCCGGCGCCTCGCTGGCGTTCCTCGCCGACTTCCGGATCGGCGGCCCGAAGACCCGGTTCCTGATGGCGTTCGCCGGGGTCGGGCTGGCCGCCGACACCGGGGCCTCCTGGACCCTGCCCCGACTGGTCGGCCACGCCAAGGCGGTCGAGCTGCTGATGCTCGCCGAACCGGTCGGCGCCGAGGACGCGTGCCGGCTCGGCCTGCTCACCCGCCTGGTGGACGACGACGAGCAGGTGCTGCCGACCGCGCAGGAACTGGCCGCGCGGCTCGCGGCCGGGCCGACCGTCGCGTACGGGGCGATCAAGCGCCAGCTCTCCATCGCCGACGCCGGCACGCTGGCCGACGCGCTGGCCGCGGAGGCGCAGGCGCAGGCGATCTGTGGCGGCACCGCCGACCACCGCGCCGCCACCATGGCGTTCGTCAACAAGCAGAAGCCGGTGTTCGAGGGGCGCTGA
- a CDS encoding leucyl aminopeptidase family protein, translating into MLAIRLVSGSVRPDTLVLPVRPGGPDSPAVLVPTAAPSADDVRAEAGALLPAARLTGAAGEVREHLRPGAAPDRLWLLGVGAGDEQDWRIAGAALARAAKDETQITIALPDDAGTALRGLAEGLLLGSYRYRLTDAGARPSLAGVDLLVTDPQAHADTLAAARTTAEMTVLARDLTNTPSSTKHPEWFADQVAAAASGRPDLHLRVREPRELAAEGFGGLLAVGGGSARGPRLVELDWRPAGARTHVVLVGKGITFDTGGISIKPVPAMKLMRKDMAGAAAVVAATLGAAALGLPVRVTTLAPLAENMVSGSAFRPGDIIRHYGGLTSESTNSDAEGRLVLADAMAYAVRELKPDLLVDLATLTGANAVALGKRHAALYSENDDLAAGLLAAISAAGERAWRMPLADDYVEYLASDIADLHSSPARGAGSVVAALFLREFTGDLRDRWAHLDMSAPSWSDDVHGELVKGATGWGVRGLLRWLGTLG; encoded by the coding sequence GTGCTGGCCATTCGTCTGGTGAGCGGGTCCGTGCGACCCGACACCCTCGTCCTGCCCGTTCGTCCCGGAGGGCCGGACTCCCCGGCCGTGCTGGTGCCGACCGCCGCCCCGTCCGCCGACGACGTCCGGGCCGAGGCGGGCGCGCTGCTGCCCGCCGCCCGACTCACCGGCGCCGCCGGCGAGGTACGCGAGCACCTGCGCCCCGGCGCCGCCCCGGACCGCCTCTGGCTGCTCGGTGTCGGTGCCGGCGACGAGCAGGACTGGCGGATCGCCGGAGCCGCGCTGGCCCGCGCCGCCAAGGATGAGACGCAGATCACCATCGCACTTCCCGACGACGCCGGGACGGCGCTGCGCGGGCTCGCCGAGGGCCTGCTGCTCGGCTCCTACCGCTACCGCCTCACCGACGCCGGGGCGCGGCCGTCCCTGGCCGGGGTGGACCTGCTGGTGACCGACCCGCAGGCGCACGCCGACACGCTGGCCGCGGCCCGGACCACGGCCGAGATGACCGTGCTGGCCCGGGACCTGACCAACACCCCCTCGTCGACGAAGCACCCGGAGTGGTTCGCCGACCAGGTGGCCGCCGCCGCGTCCGGCCGACCCGACCTGCACCTGCGCGTGCGCGAGCCGCGGGAGTTGGCGGCCGAGGGCTTCGGCGGGCTCCTCGCCGTCGGCGGCGGCTCCGCCCGCGGCCCGCGCCTGGTCGAGCTGGACTGGCGCCCGGCCGGCGCGCGTACCCACGTGGTGCTGGTCGGCAAGGGCATCACGTTCGACACCGGCGGCATCTCGATCAAGCCGGTGCCCGCCATGAAACTGATGCGCAAGGACATGGCCGGCGCCGCCGCCGTGGTCGCCGCGACGCTCGGCGCCGCCGCGCTGGGCCTGCCGGTACGGGTCACCACGCTGGCCCCGCTCGCCGAGAACATGGTCAGCGGCTCGGCGTTCCGCCCCGGCGACATCATCCGGCACTACGGCGGCCTGACCAGCGAGAGCACCAACTCGGACGCCGAGGGCCGGCTGGTGCTGGCCGACGCCATGGCGTACGCCGTGCGGGAGCTGAAGCCCGACCTGCTGGTCGACCTCGCGACGCTGACCGGGGCGAACGCGGTGGCCCTGGGCAAGCGGCACGCCGCGCTCTACAGCGAGAACGACGACCTGGCCGCGGGCCTGCTGGCCGCGATCTCGGCGGCCGGGGAGCGGGCCTGGCGGATGCCGCTCGCCGACGACTACGTGGAATACCTGGCCAGCGACATCGCCGACCTGCACAGCTCCCCGGCGCGGGGCGCGGGCTCGGTGGTGGCCGCGCTGTTCCTCCGCGAGTTCACCGGCGACCTGCGGGACCGCTGGGCGCACCTGGACATGTCCGCCCCCTCGTGGTCCGACGACGTGCACGGCGAACTGGTCAAGGGCGCGACCGGCTGGGGCGTACGCGGGCTGCTGCGCTGGCTGGGGACGCTGGGCTGA